A single Biomphalaria glabrata chromosome 2, xgBioGlab47.1, whole genome shotgun sequence DNA region contains:
- the LOC106050297 gene encoding TATA-binding protein-associated factor 172-like → MSTRLDRLFLLLDTGSTPLIRKSAAEQLGDVVRLHPHELNTLLVKIHSFLRSLTWETRVAAAQAIDAIAKNVPQWEPRGAPKSECDMANFIGEGTVLFSHFDIKRVLECGSSLLGSEGDQYDIGTSLVDMDDRDQLSQQRQQLNKRLGLDITGQLGIDSSNLFNDDDLRMNVEATLPSMNNNSQPVVELLKQQLGARSQMSSRERNVAKRKARSLSKHISSNNNANDEPCPVKRIKRERSTGSLDSTDSSQIEEPEDWPFQNFCEVLINDLFHSSWEVRHGAASGLREVIKTHGRGAGKTMDIPSNQLASVNQVWLSDLALRLLCVLALDRFGDFVSDEVVAPVRETCAQALGTVLKYMEESSVSGVVSIALQMLEQVHWEVRHGALLSLKYILAVRQDLTSKLLPLILPAILKGLLDPDDDVRAVAAAALIPVTDPLVTCLPEQLPVILSCLWDILADLDDLTASTNSIMTLLAKLMSHTDTKSSSFMTSSLTDLTPRLWPFFRHSIVSVRKAALETFYTLLTMKIGEMTCQWLIPIYQDAIRHIYQRSILEEKSELLPLIVKVWTSLLECANMDYLYALAVPWLGVWLAFLMQPPRLAYDPSLLIEAKHKPRENRKSHTEMRHIVQDVKNFIGGLDTLAGNSAEKDATINRARVCGSRLFSMLASKLCLPTLVVPVGQETPLDVLSKLFMFHLNGKSAVQRFVIGQVIYLWATYSTPCPCSTEVVSQLLVCLGELIYFDEIAISFTRMQNDCQDFLASLKQQGINLDTTYPPRQLLTLEAALTLTSTTYKPLRSLLKPQMLSKFDERQKQLHSMVTLTSQEQQTYSIRVLCSLSMAVVALNALPEKLNPVVRPLMDVIKKEENESLQEEAAMCLTQLIKVCIARNPSPNSKIITNLCGFLCSDPTYTPNISNPMSALSSTHLVSEVSNLEVPCTMFRGILTLSNLQKVTESNFRKRRGRIANIFKSELDTANIDGEISMERKEQMELQKQLLTQRQGAEAALTLLCKMFSATLPEQLPSLWNVCVESFKLLENALKTSSSSKEEEIHHLQEFVNNLQTMETVIPALNSDLLPFLMDQLDTMCSYLSHEMTAVRHMVSRVFAALSVRNTLKTMYFVIHHILPLLGATDDENKREGGTEAIANILESLGIDSLPYIVLLVIPILGRMSDQMQSIRLMATHCFATLVRLMPLEAGIPDTPTTEAWLIERRERERSFLDQLFDMTKKEDYKILVPVNAELRKYQQDGVNWLGFLNKYKLHGILCDDMGLGKTLQSICVMATDHLERENKYKKSQDPDCSPLPSIVVCPPTLVGHWVYEVNKFVDPIYLNPLMYVGPPAERNRLQKLVTKHNLIVASYDVVRNDIDFFSGLRWNYCILDEGHIIRNGKTKLAKATKQLICNHRLILSGTPIQNNVLDLWSLFDFLMPGFLGTEKQFQVRYGRPILQSREGKSTSKEQEAGALAMEALHRQVLPFILRRLKEDVLQDLPPKIMQDYFCDLSPLQVELYEDFAKSRAKRSVDETVVGGEDMKDKKVSNQGTTHIFQALQYLRKLCNHPALVLNSTHPKYKETMAGLQQQGTNLHDLSHAPKLTALKQLLYDCGIGLNNCSTASGSTNQMGVDSVPVVNQHRVLLFCQLKSMLDIVEKDLLKSHMPSVTFLRLDGTVPAGSRHDIVHRFNNDPSIDLLLLTTHVGGLGLNLTGADTVIFVEHDWNPMKDLQAMDRAHRIGQKKVVNVYRLITRGTLEEKIMGLQKFKMAVANTVITQENSSVQTMGTEQLLDLFILDQNKKGNTGSSVSDQDKKPKKETVKNILEGLEELWDESQYENEYNMDSFMKSLST, encoded by the exons ATGAGCACCAG ACTAGATaggttgtttttgttgttggatACTGGATCTACACCATTAATTAGAAAATCTGCTGCTGAACAATTAGGAGATGTTGTGAGACTTCATCCACATGAGCTCAATACACTTCTGGTCAAA atTCATAGCTTCCTGAGAAGTTTAACATGGGAGACTCGTGTGGCAGCTGCACAAGCTATTGATGCGATAGCAAAGAATGTCCCACAATGGGAACCTAGGGGTGCTCCAAAATCAG AATGTGACATGGCTAATTTTATTGGAGAAGGCACAgttttattttcacattttgATATAAAAAGAGTCTTAGAATGTGGTTCCTCACTGTTAGGCTCTGAAGGAGATCAGTATGACATTGGAACATCTTTAGTTG ATATGGATGATAGAGACCAACTTTCTCAACAAAGACAGCAATTAAACAAGCGATTGGGCTTAGATATAACAGGCCAACTTGGTATAGACTCCAGTAATCTTTTCAATGATGATGATCTGCGCATGAATGTTGAAGCAACACTTCCTTCTATGAATAATAACTCTCAG CCTGTGGTTGAGTTGCTAAAACAACAGTTAGGGGCCAGAAGTCAGATGAgttcaagggaaagaaatgttgcgaaaagaaaagcaagatcaTTATCTAAACATATTTCAag CAATAACAATGCCAATGATGAACCTTGTCCAGTGAAACGGATCAAGCGTGAAAGGTCAACAGGCTCACTAGACTCTACTGATTCCTCACAAATTGAAGAG cCTGAAGATTGGCCATTCCAAAACTTTTGCGAAGTTTTGATTAATGACTTGTTTCATAGTTCTTGGGAAGTTCGTCATGGAGCAGCTTCTGGTCTTCGAGAAGTAATCAAAACACATGGAAGAGGTGCTGGAAAAACCATGGACATTCCTAGCAATCAA CTTGCCTCAGTAAATCAAGTGTGGTTATCAGATTTAGCCCTGCGTCTTTTATGTGTACTTGCCCTGGACAGATTTGGAGATTTTGTTTCGGATGAG GTTGTTGCTCCAGTAAGAGAAACGTGTGCACAAGCACTTGGCACAGTTCTGAAATATATGGAAGAGTCATCAGTGTCGGGAGTAGTTAGCATAGCACTTCAGATGTTAGAACAAGTGCATTGGGAAGTTAGGCATGGAGCTCTTCTGAGTTTGAAATACATCTTAGCAGTCAGGCAG GACCTGACATCCAAACTTCTTCCACTCATTCTGCCAGCAATACTTAAAGGTCTTTTAGATCCAGATGATGATGTCAGGGCAGTAGCAGCAGCAGCTCTTATACCTGTCACTGATCCACTAGTCACTTGTTTACCTGAACAG CTTCCTGTGATACTGAGCTGCTTATGGGACATTCTGGCTGATCTGGATGACCTGACAGCCTCCACGAACAGCATCATGACTCTGTTAGCAAAACTTATGTCACACACAGACACCAAGTCCTCCTCCTT CATGACAAGTTCTTTGACTGATCTAACACCAAGACTGTGGCCTTTTTTTAGACACAGTATTGTATCTGTCAGGAAAGCAGCACTAGAAACATTTTATACACTGCTTACAATGAAAATAGGAGAA ATGACATGCCAGTGGCTAATTCCCATCTACCAAGATGCTATTCGCCACATTTACCAGCGCAGCATTCTGGAGGAAAAGTCTGAACTCCTTCCCTTGATTGTGAAAGTGTGGACATCATTGTTAGAGTGTGCTAATATGGATTATCTCTATGCTCTAGCTGTTCCTTGGTTGGGAGTATGGTTAGCTTTTCTCATGCAGCCTCCAAGGTTAGCCTATGATCCTAGTCTTCTGATTGAGGCCAAGCATAAACCTAGA GAAAATCGAAAGTCTCATACTGAGATGAGACACATTGTCCAGGATGTCAAAAACTTTATTGGTGGATTAGACACTTTAGCAGGGAACTCTGCAGAAAAAGATGCAACTATAAATAGAGCTCGTGTCTGTGGATCCag GCTTTTCAGCATGTTAGCCAGCAAACTTTGTCTGCCTACATTGGTTGTTCCAGTTGGTCAAGAGACACCTCTTGATGTTCTAAGCAAGCTGTTTATGTTTCATCTTAATGGCAAGTCAGCTGTGCAAAGATTTGTTATTGGGCAGGTCATCTACTTATGGGCTACTTACAGCACG CCATGTCCTTGTTCAACTGAGGTCGTATCACAGCTGTTAGTTTGCCTCGGTGAGCTGATTTATTTTGATGAGATAGCCATTTCCTTCACGCGCATGCAGAATGATTGTCAGGACTTTCTTGCATCTCTGAAGCAGCAAGGCATAAATCTGGACACAACGTATCCTCCAAG aCAGCTATTGACACTTGAAGCAGCTTTAACTTTAACATCAACAACATACAAGCCATTGAGATCCTTATTAAAACCTCAGATGTTGTCCAAGTTTGATGAAAGACAAAAGCAGCTTCACTCAATGGTTACATTGACATCACAGGAACAGCAGACCTACAGCATCAG AGTGTTATGCAGCCTTTCTATGGCTGTTGTAGCTTTAAATGCTTTACCAGAAAAGTTAAATCCAGTAGTTCGTCCATTGATGGATGTCATCAAAAAGGAAGAAAATGAATCACTTCAG GAAGAAGCAGCCATGTGCCTTACTCAACTGATCAAAGTGTGCATTGCTCGTAACCCTAGTCCTAATTCTAAAATCATCACCAATTTGTGTGGGTTTCTGTGTTCTGATCCCACGTACACACCTAATATCTCAAATCCCATGTCAGCTTTAAGTTCTACACATCTAG TGAGTGAAGTCTCTAATCTGGAAGTGCCATGTACAATGTTTCGAGGGATCTTGACACTCTCAAATTTACAGAAG GTTACTGAAAGCAACTTTAGAAAACGAAGAGGTCGAATTGCTAATATTTTTAAGAGTGAACTTGATACCGCTAACATTGACGGAGAAATTTCTATGGAAAGAAAAGAGCAGATGGAA CTACAGAAACAACTTTTGACACAGCGACAAGGAGCAGAGGCAGCATTGACTCTTCTGTGTAAAATGTTTAGTGCAACCTTACCTGAACAGCTGCCATCGTTGTGGAATGTATGTGTTGAGTCCTTTAAACTGCTAGAGAATGCTTTGAAAA cTAGTTCAAGCAGTAAGGAAGAAGAAATTCACCATTTACAGGAATTTGTTAATAACCTTCAAACAATGGAAACAGTTATTCCAGCATTAAATTCTGATTTACTTCCCTTT CTAATGGATCAATTGGACACGATGTGTTCTTATCTTAGCCATGAAATGACAGCTGTAAGACACATGGTGTCCAGGGTTTTTGCAGCGTTAAGTGTACGTAACACTTTGAAGACAATGTATTTTGTGATCCATCACATTCTGCCATTGCTTGGAGCAACAGATGATGAAAACAAAAGAGAAGGTGGAACTGAGGCTATTGCCA ACATTTTAGAATCACTAGGCATTGACTCTCTGCCTTACATTGTTTTATTGGTTATTCCAATATTGGGACGAATGTCTGATCAAATGCAATCTATTCGCCTGATGGCCACTCACTGCTTTGCAACTTTGGTGCGACTGATGCCATTAGAG GCTGGCATCCCTGATACACCAACCACTGAAGCCTGGCTAATAGAGCGCAGAGAAAGAGAGCGTAGTTTTCTGGACCAGCTATTTGACATGACAAAGAAGGAGGATTATAAAATATTGGTGCCAGTCAATGCAGAACTAAGGAAATATCAACAG GATGGTGTGAACTGGTtaggatttttaaataaatacaaacttcATGGCATTCTGTGTGATGACATGGGTTTGGGAAAAACTTTGCAATCTATCTGTGTCATGGCCACTGATCACttagaaagagaaaacaaatacaaG AAATCTCAAGACCCAGACTGCTCACCACTTCCTTCCATTGTGGTTTGCCCACCTACTCTAGTTGGTCATTGGGTGTATGAAGTGAATAAATTTGTAGATCCAATTTACTTAAATCCTTTGATGTATGTTGGACCTCCAGCTGAAAGAAATAG gttGCAAAAGTTAGTAACTAAACATAATTTGATAGTAGCCTCTTATGATGTTGTCAGAAATGATATTGATTTCTTCAG tggCCTGAGATGGAATTATTGTATTCTTGATGAAGGTCATATAATAAGAAATGGGAAAACCAAG CTGGCAAAAGCCACTAAGCAATTGATCTGCAACCACCGACTCATTCTGTCTGGCACACCCATACAGAACAATGTCTTGGATCTGTGGTCCCTGTTTGATTTCCTGATGCCAGGATTTCTGGGTACTGAGAAACAGTTTCAAGTCAGATATGGAAGACCAATCTTACAGAGTAGAGAAGGAAAAAGTACTAGCAAAGAACAAGAAGCAG GTGCCTTGGCTATGGAAGCCCTACATCGCCAGGTCCTGCCTTTTATCCTGCGACGTCTCAAAGAAGATGTGCTGCAAGACCTGCCACCTAAAATCATGCAAGACTATTTTTGTGATCTCAGTCCACTGCAG GTTGAACTTTATGAAGACTTTGCCAAGTCTAGAGCTAAACGAAGTGTTGATGAAACTGTGGTTGGGGGGGAGGACATGAAAGACAAGAAAGTTTCTAACCAAGGAACAACACACATTTTCCAG GCCTTACAGTATCTTAGAAAACTGTGCAACCATCCTGCATTAGTCTTAAATTCAACCCATCCAAAATATAAAGAGACAATGGCTGGCTTGCAACAACAGGGAACTAATTTACATGATCTCTCACATGCTCCTAAGCTgaccgctttaaa ACAGTTGCTGTATGATTGTGGTATTGGATTGAACAACTGCAGTACAGCCTCAGGTTCTACAAATCAGATGGGAGTAGACAGTGTCCCAGTTGTCAATCAGCACAGAGTTTTATTATTCTGTCAGCTGAAGAGTATGTTGGACATTGTAGAGAAAGATTTACTCAA ATCCCACATGCCAAGTGTTACATTCCTTAGACTAGATGGTACTGTACCTGCTGGTAGTAGACATGACATTGTACATAG ATTCAACAATGACCCATCTATTGATCTACTGCTTCTGACCACCCATGTAGGTGGGCTTGGTTTAAATTTGACTGGCGCTGATACTGTTATCTTTGTAGAACATGACTGGAACCCAATGAAAGACTTGCAG GCTATGGATCGAGCTCATCGTATTGGTCAGAAGAAAGTTGTCAATGTCTATCGTTTAATCACAAGAGGAACTTTGGAGGAAAAAATTATGGG CTtacaaaagtttaaaatggCTGTAGCCAACACTGTGATTACCCAAGAAAACTCCAGTGTACAAACAATGGGTACAGAACAACTGCTGGATCTTTTTATCTTAGATCAGAACAAGAAAGGAAACACCGGCTCCTCGGTCAGTGATCAGGACAAGAAACCTAAAAAAGAGACTGTAAAAAACATTCTAGAAGGCTTGGAAGAATTATGGGATGAATCCCAGTATGAGAATGAATACAACATGGATTCTTTTATGAAATCTTTAAGTACTTAA